The genomic DNA AGTTTCTCTCTTAAATTTTTAATATGAACATCTATAGCTCTGACAGAGCCTTTACTTCCAAGTTTCGTTGATATCTCATCTTTTCTTATGGCTTTTCCTTCGTTTTCTACAAGAATTCTGAAAATCATAAATTCTGTTTTTGTAAGATAAACTTTCCTGTCTCCTATCTCAACAGTTCTGTGGTCATCGTAAAACTTTATTTTTCCCCCATGGTTTGACGATGTGGATACCGATACCTCTCCCTTTCTTCTTAAAAGTGCCCTAACCCTTGCAAGGAGTTCTCTAACACTGAAAGGTTTTGTAAGATAATCATCAGCTCCACACTCAAACCCTTTAATTTTA from Desulfurobacterium atlanticum includes the following:
- a CDS encoding response regulator transcription factor, with amino-acid sequence MKEIKIAVVEDDMEIANILKLALTREGYRVRVFDTSEKLLNDIIEYDQKYNLIILDVMLPGMEGRQACKMLRDRKIDVPILILTALSSEDDKIKGFECGADDYLTKPFSVRELLARVRALLRRKGEVSVSTSSNHGGKIKFYDDHRTVEIGDRKVYLTKTEFMIFRILVENEGKAIRKDEISTKLGSKGSVRAIDVHIKNLREKLGNEGNKIKTVWGVGYKFES